In Gemmatimonadota bacterium, the following are encoded in one genomic region:
- a CDS encoding sodium-dependent transporter: MSVTKVREVWQSRMGLIMAMAGNAIGLGNFLRFPVQAAANGGGAFMIPYFVAFLVVGIPMMWVEWSVGRFGGKHGHGTTPGILYRLWKHPAAKYIGVLGIAAPVAFALYYSYVQSWTLAYSFFSLTGQYFGISTQEEMGAFLSSFQGITESSHFSGIATAYIFFLINLGIVFWVLSRGVVRGIETLAKFAMPMLLIFAVVLVARVLTLGTPDPAFPDRSVMAGFAWIWNPDLSRLSEGSVWLAAAGQIFFSLGIGIGSMQCYASYVRARQDVALTGLTTSMSNGFAEVVLGSSIAIPVAVAFFGVTATEAIATGGSFDLGFQSMPLIFQQLPLGQFIGTLWFGLLFFAGITSTVALTQPPMAFLQDEMGWPRKKAAIVVISFLFIFGNFIVFNIEHGVIDELDFWIGTVGLVVFSFLEIIIFAWIFGMDKAWDEINEGAAIRIPRIFYYMIKYVTPVSLAILLVVWTYQAGFDLLLLRNANPEDIPYLLLTRGIIVGLILVGVLQVRRVSKNWN, encoded by the coding sequence TGATCCCCTATTTCGTCGCCTTCCTCGTCGTGGGCATCCCCATGATGTGGGTGGAGTGGAGCGTGGGACGGTTCGGCGGGAAGCATGGCCACGGCACCACGCCGGGTATCCTGTACCGCCTGTGGAAACATCCGGCGGCCAAGTACATCGGCGTGCTCGGCATCGCGGCGCCGGTGGCCTTCGCCCTGTACTATTCCTACGTGCAGTCGTGGACCCTGGCTTACAGCTTCTTCTCCCTGACCGGCCAGTACTTCGGCATCAGTACCCAGGAGGAGATGGGCGCGTTCCTGAGCAGCTTCCAGGGCATCACCGAAAGCTCCCATTTCAGCGGCATTGCGACGGCCTACATCTTCTTCCTCATTAACCTCGGCATCGTATTCTGGGTACTGAGCCGCGGCGTGGTACGGGGCATCGAGACCCTGGCCAAGTTCGCTATGCCCATGCTGCTGATCTTCGCCGTCGTCCTGGTGGCCCGGGTACTGACCCTCGGGACCCCCGACCCGGCCTTTCCGGACCGAAGCGTCATGGCCGGTTTCGCCTGGATCTGGAACCCGGACCTCAGCCGTCTTTCCGAAGGCAGCGTGTGGCTCGCGGCCGCGGGTCAGATCTTCTTCTCCCTCGGTATCGGCATCGGGAGCATGCAGTGCTACGCGAGTTACGTCCGCGCCCGGCAGGATGTAGCCTTGACCGGATTGACCACCTCCATGAGCAACGGCTTCGCCGAGGTGGTGCTGGGCAGTTCCATCGCCATCCCGGTTGCCGTGGCCTTCTTCGGCGTCACCGCCACCGAGGCGATCGCCACCGGAGGTTCCTTCGACCTGGGATTCCAGTCCATGCCGCTGATCTTCCAGCAACTGCCGCTGGGCCAGTTCATCGGCACGCTGTGGTTCGGCCTGCTGTTCTTCGCGGGGATTACCTCGACGGTGGCCCTGACGCAACCGCCCATGGCCTTCCTCCAGGACGAGATGGGATGGCCGCGAAAGAAGGCGGCTATCGTCGTAATCTCCTTTCTGTTCATTTTCGGCAACTTCATCGTCTTCAATATCGAGCACGGCGTTATCGACGAACTGGATTTCTGGATCGGGACCGTGGGCCTGGTGGTCTTCTCCTTTCTCGAGATCATCATCTTCGCCTGGATATTCGGCATGGACAAGGCCTGGGACGAGATCAACGAAGGCGCGGCGATCCGGATACCGCGGATCTTCTACTATATGATCAAGTACGTAACGCCTGTCTCGCTGGCGATCCTGCTCGTCGTATGGACCTACCAGGCCGGCTTCGACCTGCTTCTGCTGCGCAACGCCAACCCGGAGGACATCCCCTATCTGCTGCTCACGCGGGGCATCATCGTGGGGCTGATCCTGGTAGGTGTGTTGCAGGTACGGCGCGTTTCGAAGAACTGGAATTAA